One window of Caldisericum exile AZM16c01 genomic DNA carries:
- the rplI gene encoding 50S ribosomal protein L9 — MKVKVLLLQNVKGLGNAKSIVAVSKGYALNYLVPKGLAKIVDEDTAETIVDVSKNVEERRIAQAQKEKEILESKELIFKANAGTEDKLFGSITAQDIEEKIKKVFGLEIDRKKIVLNNPIKKLGEYKIPVKLYKEIQAELKVKVEKE, encoded by the coding sequence ATGAAAGTTAAAGTCCTTTTATTGCAAAACGTAAAGGGCTTGGGAAACGCAAAGAGCATAGTCGCTGTTTCAAAGGGCTATGCTCTTAATTATTTGGTTCCCAAAGGTCTTGCAAAAATCGTTGATGAAGATACTGCCGAAACAATTGTAGATGTAAGCAAAAATGTTGAGGAGCGTCGAATTGCACAAGCACAAAAGGAGAAGGAAATTTTAGAGTCCAAAGAACTCATTTTTAAAGCCAATGCAGGTACAGAGGATAAACTTTTTGGGTCAATAACTGCTCAGGATATCGAAGAAAAGATAAAAAAGGTATTTGGTCTTGAGATTGACAGGAAAAAGATCGTATTAAATAACCCAATTAAAAAACTTGGTGAATATAAAATCCCTGTAAAACTCTATAAAGAAATTCAAGCGGAACTAAAAGTAAAAGTCGAAAAAGAATAA
- a CDS encoding LCP family protein — translation MNVNTKKLIKQIIVVILIAFLSVLGYYVYITAKNLSLINEHSKGEIPLDTSKPTNILLLGTDRRTKDEAGRSDVMILIHLDPTNKKITLLSIPRDSRVEIPGHGYDKINSAFNSDYFDDGGIDLSIKTVANLLGIDSKDIPYYAIVNFDGFAKVIDALGGVTIDVKEPMHYHSWTGDVKIDLNPGVQHLNGTKALEYARFRYDEWGDFGVDSEGNIHGRVERQQELIKAIIDQTKDIRNIFKLPQIAQEIGNAIDTNLTVAQITKLGLTYNDLTSKDLQIVNFPGVPKMIDSISYVVPDYDKLKEIGATYFKLSK, via the coding sequence ATGAATGTAAATACAAAAAAACTTATAAAACAGATTATAGTTGTGATTCTTATAGCATTTCTATCGGTGCTTGGATATTACGTTTACATCACCGCAAAGAATTTGAGTTTGATTAATGAACATTCAAAAGGCGAAATTCCACTTGATACTTCAAAACCAACAAACATACTACTCTTAGGAACTGACAGGCGCACGAAAGACGAAGCAGGAAGATCTGATGTGATGATTCTTATTCACCTTGACCCAACAAACAAAAAGATAACACTACTTTCAATTCCAAGGGACTCAAGGGTAGAAATTCCAGGACACGGATATGACAAAATTAATTCAGCATTTAATTCAGATTATTTCGATGATGGAGGAATTGATCTTTCCATAAAAACCGTTGCAAACCTTCTCGGTATAGATAGTAAAGATATACCATACTACGCAATAGTAAATTTTGATGGCTTTGCTAAGGTGATAGATGCACTTGGTGGAGTTACAATTGATGTAAAAGAGCCAATGCATTACCACTCTTGGACTGGCGATGTAAAAATTGACTTAAACCCAGGAGTTCAACACCTCAATGGCACGAAGGCCCTCGAATATGCACGATTCAGATATGATGAATGGGGTGATTTTGGAGTTGATTCCGAAGGAAATATACATGGTCGTGTTGAAAGACAACAGGAACTTATTAAGGCAATTATTGACCAGACAAAAGATATTAGAAACATTTTCAAACTTCCACAGATTGCTCAGGAAATCGGCAATGCAATCGATACAAATTTAACCGTTGCACAAATTACGAAACTCGGGCTTACTTATAATGATCTTACAAGTAAAGACTTACAAATAGTAAATTTCCCTGGTGTTCCTAAAATGATTGATAGCATTTCTTATGTCGTGCCAGACTATGATAAGTTGAAAGAAATTGGAGCAACATACTTTAAGTTATCAAAATAA
- the rpsF gene encoding 30S ribosomal protein S6, with protein MNYYEVLYIVSANLSDEERAALVSKFHEFVERNGGSLRSETEWGLKTLAYPILKQDRGYYFLAYINLPASAVKDLYYFFRVTDGFLRAMVVKKEEKKVESTPKETEVKEEPTEQSEEVQENV; from the coding sequence ATGAATTACTACGAAGTGCTTTACATTGTAAGCGCCAATCTTTCTGACGAAGAAAGAGCAGCGCTTGTTAGCAAGTTCCACGAATTTGTGGAAAGAAATGGTGGAAGTCTTAGAAGTGAAACCGAGTGGGGGTTAAAAACTCTTGCATACCCCATTTTAAAGCAGGACAGAGGCTATTACTTTCTTGCCTACATCAATCTTCCTGCAAGCGCTGTCAAGGATCTTTACTATTTCTTCAGAGTTACAGATGGTTTTTTGCGTGCAATGGTCGTAAAGAAGGAAGAGAAAAAAGTAGAATCTACGCCGAAGGAAACTGAAGTAAAAGAAGAACCAACTGAACAATCAGAAGAGGTACAGGAAAATGTCTGA
- a CDS encoding DUF554 domain-containing protein translates to MKGTIVNVITVLVGSTLGLIIGERFPERVKHIVIQSIGLFTILIGITMIIKSTKFIEIFLSLILGSITGELLRLNEGLEHLMGKIKSKISPNSPHFVEGFITATLVFCVGAMTVVGSIQEGLTGDATLLITKSIMDGITSLTLASGLGIGVMFSAISVFVIQGSLTLLGSRLLFLTQDVYINNFTGLGGVLILAIGIELLNIQKIKILNMLPSLVYLPFVIYISSLL, encoded by the coding sequence ATGAAAGGCACAATTGTTAATGTAATTACTGTGCTTGTAGGAAGTACGCTTGGGCTTATAATTGGTGAAAGGTTTCCGGAGAGAGTTAAACATATTGTTATCCAATCTATTGGCCTTTTTACTATACTAATAGGTATTACAATGATTATAAAATCAACAAAGTTTATTGAAATATTTCTTTCTCTAATTCTTGGAAGTATTACTGGAGAGTTACTTCGTCTTAATGAGGGATTAGAGCATTTGATGGGGAAAATTAAATCTAAAATATCACCAAATTCACCACATTTTGTTGAGGGCTTCATAACTGCAACTCTTGTCTTTTGCGTTGGTGCAATGACTGTTGTAGGCTCAATTCAAGAAGGTCTCACTGGTGATGCAACACTCCTCATTACAAAATCTATAATGGATGGAATTACCTCTCTTACGCTTGCTTCAGGTTTGGGTATTGGCGTTATGTTTTCTGCAATTTCTGTTTTTGTAATTCAAGGAAGTTTGACGCTCCTGGGTTCAAGATTACTATTCCTTACACAGGATGTTTATATAAATAACTTTACGGGTCTTGGAGGCGTACTTATTCTTGCAATTGGGATAGAACTTTTGAACATTCAGAAAATTAAAATTCTTAATATGCTTCCTTCTCTTGTGTATCTTCCATTTGTAATTTACATTTCAAGTTTGTTGTGA
- a CDS encoding XylR N-terminal domain-containing protein — translation MNELKKQYEMLLKQIGIDTTNKITNEEGKIILFNKRWILMDVEAFPDYMIKSTGNIMGERMAQEFVYWFGYSYGEKVAERYIKLGAQKEVIPSIVAAKTALFTGWGIPEILELSLERGKLLVKIYNDFESESAVLNGSKPTNNFMRGVLAGAFSKLTGSKTHAIAEFKGGFSVISVDKR, via the coding sequence ATGAATGAATTAAAAAAGCAATACGAAATGCTTTTAAAGCAAATTGGAATCGATACAACAAATAAAATTACAAATGAGGAAGGAAAAATTATACTTTTTAATAAGCGTTGGATATTGATGGATGTAGAGGCATTTCCCGATTACATGATTAAATCAACAGGGAACATAATGGGCGAAAGAATGGCACAAGAGTTTGTTTATTGGTTTGGATATAGTTATGGTGAGAAGGTAGCAGAAAGATACATCAAATTAGGCGCACAAAAAGAAGTTATACCCTCGATAGTGGCAGCAAAAACGGCACTTTTCACAGGCTGGGGTATTCCTGAAATTCTTGAACTGTCTTTGGAAAGAGGAAAACTTCTTGTGAAAATTTATAACGATTTTGAAAGTGAATCAGCAGTCCTGAATGGATCAAAACCAACAAACAATTTTATGAGAGGAGTCCTTGCAGGTGCATTTTCAAAACTCACTGGCTCAAAAACCCATGCAATTGCAGAATTTAAAGGCGGATTTAGTGTAATTTCGGTAGACAAAAGATAA
- the gpmA gene encoding 2,3-diphosphoglycerate-dependent phosphoglycerate mutase, producing the protein MYKLVLLRHGESEWNKENRFTGWTDVDLSERGVEEAHFAAKLLKEQGYVFDVAFTSVLKRAIKTLWIVLEDIDLMWIPEYKHWRLNERHYGALQGLNKAEMAKRYGEEQVLLWRRSYDVPPPPLEKDDPRNPRFDPKYKDLKDDEIPLSESLKDTLNRVLPYYHSTIAPLVKEGKRVIIAAHGNSLRALVKYLDNISDEEIPHLNIPTGIPLVYELDENLNAVNHYYLADEKTLQEAIERVKNQIKEDPK; encoded by the coding sequence ATGTATAAACTCGTTTTATTAAGGCATGGTGAGAGTGAATGGAACAAAGAAAATAGATTCACTGGATGGACCGATGTAGATTTATCTGAAAGAGGAGTTGAAGAGGCTCACTTTGCTGCTAAATTATTAAAAGAACAGGGATATGTATTTGATGTAGCATTTACCTCTGTTTTGAAAAGGGCAATTAAAACCCTCTGGATTGTGCTTGAGGATATAGACTTAATGTGGATACCAGAGTACAAACATTGGAGATTAAATGAAAGGCACTATGGAGCACTCCAAGGATTAAACAAGGCAGAAATGGCAAAAAGATATGGAGAAGAGCAAGTGCTTTTGTGGAGAAGATCGTATGATGTACCACCTCCACCGCTTGAAAAAGATGACCCAAGGAATCCAAGGTTCGATCCAAAATACAAAGATTTGAAAGACGATGAAATTCCACTTTCTGAATCTTTGAAAGATACACTCAATAGAGTGCTTCCATATTATCATTCAACTATTGCACCATTAGTAAAAGAAGGAAAAAGAGTTATTATTGCTGCACACGGAAACTCTTTAAGAGCACTTGTAAAATATCTTGATAACATTTCCGACGAAGAAATTCCACACCTCAATATTCCAACAGGCATTCCGCTTGTTTATGAACTTGATGAGAACTTAAATGCAGTTAACCACTACTACCTTGCAGATGAAAAGACGCTTCAGGAAGCAATAGAAAGAGTAAAAAACCAGATAAAAGAAGACCCAAAATAA
- the rpsR gene encoding 30S ribosomal protein S18: METPKKVAKKGYFFRQKKKVCIFCARNEEIDYKDVAKLSKFISEKGKILPRRNTGLCAKHQRQLARAIKRARIMALLPFVRV, from the coding sequence ATGGAAACACCAAAAAAAGTTGCAAAGAAGGGATATTTCTTTAGGCAAAAAAAGAAGGTTTGCATTTTTTGTGCAAGAAACGAAGAGATTGACTATAAAGATGTTGCAAAACTTTCAAAATTCATAAGCGAGAAAGGTAAAATTCTCCCGAGAAGAAACACTGGGCTTTGCGCAAAACACCAGAGACAACTTGCAAGAGCAATCAAGCGTGCTCGTATTATGGCACTCCTGCCATTTGTAAGAGTGTAA
- a CDS encoding L,D-transpeptidase: MKKIFLVFVVLMFVFISFTGVTNSSTYRIVVDKSYKLLLLYEGNSIVNVFPVCVGEHTTDNETPTGVYKIINKTFDPVWYFEGKVYQPYKIDKNNGLGMVWMGWNLPSYGLHGTNEPFSIGFANSHGCVRMENKDALYIATTIPIGTQIEVREGSYNDLVKHLEAINVLYAVNTVLKGTK; encoded by the coding sequence ATGAAAAAAATATTTTTGGTTTTTGTGGTTTTGATGTTTGTTTTTATTTCTTTTACAGGTGTTACAAATTCTTCTACTTATAGAATTGTTGTAGATAAGTCCTACAAATTACTTTTGCTTTACGAGGGTAATAGTATTGTAAATGTCTTTCCTGTTTGTGTTGGTGAACACACAACCGACAATGAAACACCAACTGGCGTTTATAAAATTATAAACAAAACCTTTGATCCAGTTTGGTACTTTGAAGGAAAGGTATATCAACCTTATAAAATAGATAAAAATAATGGACTTGGTATGGTGTGGATGGGTTGGAATCTCCCATCCTATGGACTACATGGCACAAATGAACCATTTTCAATTGGCTTTGCAAATTCTCACGGATGTGTTCGCATGGAAAATAAAGATGCCTTATATATTGCAACAACAATTCCCATAGGCACGCAGATTGAAGTGCGTGAGGGTTCATACAATGACCTTGTAAAGCACCTTGAGGCAATTAATGTCCTTTATGCAGTGAATACGGTTTTAAAAGGCACAAAGTGA
- the dnaB gene encoding replicative DNA helicase, which translates to MAEEIKRLPPYSIEAEQSVIGAVLIDEEAVLKVLEILRPEDFYRPEHEEIMKAVFELTTENTPIDIVSVTDKLKSTNKLDFIGGVTYIMQLASSVPNAANVEYYAKIVKTKALLRELIKAGAEISELGFNESMDIDEVLNIAEQKIFNISQRKSQSYFLRVRDFLHEHFSEIENRHKRKLGLSGIPSGFPSLDKITGGFQKSDLIIIAARPSIGKTSLALNITEHIAIKEEKPVGFFSLEMSKEQLIERMLCAEAKVDMMRLKTGYLRDEDWPKLTEAYSSLYEAPIYIDDSPDVTLNDIRTKSRRLKIEAKVEVIFIDYLQLIRSEQKVENRVLEISQITRGLKNLARELDIPLIVLSQLSRAVEKREDKRPVLSDLRESGSIEQDADVVIFLHVPDEDNKDEIELIVAKQRNGPQGSAHLLFQQEYTKFVEKAEGY; encoded by the coding sequence ATGGCTGAAGAAATTAAAAGGCTCCCACCTTATAGCATTGAGGCAGAGCAATCGGTAATTGGTGCAGTCCTCATAGACGAAGAGGCGGTACTCAAAGTACTTGAAATTTTACGCCCTGAAGATTTTTATCGCCCTGAGCATGAGGAAATAATGAAGGCAGTATTTGAACTGACAACAGAAAATACGCCTATTGATATAGTTTCTGTTACCGACAAACTGAAATCCACAAACAAACTCGATTTTATTGGTGGAGTAACTTACATCATGCAACTTGCATCCTCTGTTCCGAATGCTGCAAATGTTGAATACTATGCAAAGATTGTAAAAACAAAAGCGCTGTTAAGAGAACTCATCAAGGCAGGGGCTGAAATTTCTGAACTCGGCTTTAACGAGTCGATGGATATAGACGAGGTTTTAAATATTGCAGAACAAAAGATTTTTAATATATCTCAAAGAAAATCCCAGTCGTATTTTTTGAGAGTTCGCGACTTTCTCCACGAGCACTTTTCAGAAATCGAAAACAGGCACAAAAGAAAATTGGGACTCTCAGGAATCCCAAGCGGATTCCCATCCCTTGATAAAATAACGGGCGGGTTTCAAAAATCAGACCTTATTATAATTGCCGCACGTCCAAGCATAGGAAAAACTTCCCTTGCACTTAATATAACAGAGCACATCGCAATTAAAGAGGAAAAACCTGTTGGGTTTTTCTCACTCGAAATGTCAAAAGAGCAACTCATTGAAAGAATGCTTTGTGCTGAGGCAAAAGTTGATATGATGAGATTAAAGACGGGTTATCTCAGGGATGAAGACTGGCCAAAATTAACCGAGGCCTATTCAAGCCTTTATGAAGCACCAATCTACATCGATGATTCGCCAGATGTAACGCTTAACGATATAAGGACAAAGTCAAGAAGATTAAAGATCGAAGCAAAAGTTGAAGTCATTTTCATTGACTACCTTCAGTTAATTCGTTCAGAGCAAAAAGTCGAAAATAGAGTCCTTGAAATATCACAAATCACCCGTGGACTTAAAAATCTTGCAAGGGAGCTTGATATACCACTTATTGTTTTGTCCCAGCTAAGCAGAGCCGTTGAAAAACGTGAAGATAAACGCCCAGTTTTGTCTGATCTTAGGGAGTCCGGTTCAATTGAGCAGGATGCAGATGTCGTAATATTCCTGCACGTGCCCGATGAAGATAACAAAGATGAAATTGAACTTATCGTTGCAAAGCAGAGAAATGGACCTCAAGGAAGTGCACATCTCCTATTCCAGCAAGAATACACAAAGTTTGTTGAAAAAGCCGAAGGGTATTAA
- a CDS encoding gamma carbonic anhydrase family protein has protein sequence MIIEFEGKKPNISKDAVIFDNATIIGDVEIEENANVWFGAVLRGDIGKIYIGKNSNIQDNTVIHVDEGTTCFIGENVTVGHNAIIHSATIGENTLIGMGATILSGAKIGKNCVVGAQALVLENATFEDGTLIVGIPAKAVRKLTEEEINALKEHALEYVKLSKRYKTQFK, from the coding sequence ATGATTATTGAATTTGAAGGAAAAAAGCCAAACATTTCAAAAGATGCTGTTATATTTGATAATGCAACAATTATCGGTGATGTTGAAATTGAAGAAAATGCAAATGTGTGGTTCGGTGCGGTTTTGAGAGGGGACATTGGCAAAATCTACATAGGGAAAAACTCAAATATACAAGATAATACGGTCATACACGTTGATGAAGGTACAACGTGCTTCATAGGTGAAAACGTTACAGTTGGACATAATGCAATAATTCACTCAGCAACAATTGGTGAAAATACTCTTATAGGGATGGGTGCAACAATTTTATCAGGTGCAAAAATTGGAAAAAATTGTGTAGTAGGAGCTCAAGCCCTTGTTCTTGAGAATGCAACATTTGAGGATGGCACTCTTATCGTGGGTATTCCTGCAAAGGCAGTCAGAAAACTTACTGAAGAAGAAATAAATGCCCTCAAAGAACATGCGCTTGAATATGTGAAATTATCAAAAAGATATAAAACACAATTTAAATGA
- a CDS encoding single-stranded DNA-binding protein: protein MSDVNRIFLTGRLVADPDIRYTPTGNEVAQFRIAVNMRYRSKQDPTNWQEETSFITIIAWNKLADKVEKTFKKGDLIFVEGRLRIREYEVEGNKRYATEVVARDIKLIVAKGAKEIEIEEATDESEPDVPFA, encoded by the coding sequence ATGTCTGATGTAAATAGAATTTTCTTAACAGGACGTCTTGTTGCAGATCCTGATATCCGCTACACTCCAACAGGAAACGAGGTTGCTCAATTTAGGATTGCGGTAAACATGAGATACCGAAGTAAGCAAGACCCTACAAATTGGCAAGAAGAAACCTCATTTATTACCATTATTGCTTGGAACAAACTTGCCGACAAAGTCGAAAAGACATTTAAAAAAGGTGATCTTATATTTGTTGAAGGAAGACTTAGAATTCGTGAATACGAAGTTGAAGGGAACAAAAGATATGCAACGGAAGTAGTTGCAAGAGATATAAAACTCATCGTAGCAAAAGGTGCAAAGGAAATTGAAATTGAAGAGGCTACTGATGAGTCAGAACCAGATGTACCATTTGCATAG
- a CDS encoding sodium-translocating pyrophosphatase, with translation MGLLLAGIFGVLSLIFAVALSISILKRDQGTERMKKIAKAIQDGALAFLLEEYRTMYLWVIIFAILIGIVISPYVAVFFALGTIFSTLSGFFGMYIATRASVRTTNAATKSTGEALFVAFSGGSVMGLTVTGLGVVGSLLTYFISVKFLPQVSPLVAVTGYSIGASFVALFARVGGGIYTKAADVGADLVGKVEAGIPEDDPRNPAVIADNVGDNVGDIAGMGADLYESYVGSITAAIILGTLTLGNNASTYIYLITGYGILSSIVGVISSLVASKINIAPQKALNIGSVIANIFAIIVFFIISKGIPNGTNYFVAIITGLLIGLAIGFITQYFTSANPIVEIAKSSSEGGAATTILSGMAVGMESTFIPLLLIAIGIIISYRFSGLFGIALAGLGMLSTLGISLSVDAYGPIADNAGGIAEMSHLSHEVRERTDTLDALGNTTAAMGKGFAIGSAALTALALFSSYIQSMQMDTLNVMSPYTISGMFVGTSLPFLFSALAIMAVSRSAGYMVEEVRRQFREIPGLMSGKADPDYKKCISISTKGALKSMILPSLIAVVSPFAGLIIFMSYGKEFTGGLLAGALLSGVILAIYMANAGAAWDNAKKFIEQGNFGGKGSEAHRASVVGDTVGDPLKDTAGPSINILIKLMTTISLLFGPHIVKFLVK, from the coding sequence ATGGGGCTTTTACTTGCAGGTATCTTTGGAGTATTATCACTCATCTTTGCAGTCGCTTTGTCAATTTCTATCCTTAAGCGTGACCAGGGCACCGAGCGAATGAAAAAAATTGCAAAAGCAATCCAAGATGGTGCTCTTGCATTTCTTCTCGAAGAATATAGAACGATGTATCTTTGGGTAATCATCTTTGCAATCTTAATTGGTATTGTAATTTCTCCATACGTTGCTGTCTTCTTCGCTCTTGGTACAATTTTCTCGACACTATCAGGATTTTTTGGAATGTATATTGCAACAAGAGCAAGTGTGAGGACAACTAATGCCGCAACGAAAAGCACAGGTGAAGCTCTATTTGTTGCATTCTCAGGTGGCTCAGTTATGGGCCTTACAGTAACAGGACTTGGAGTTGTTGGATCGCTTTTAACATACTTTATCTCTGTTAAATTTCTACCTCAAGTTTCCCCTCTTGTTGCAGTAACAGGATATTCAATTGGAGCAAGTTTTGTTGCACTTTTTGCACGTGTAGGTGGCGGGATTTATACAAAAGCTGCTGATGTCGGCGCAGATCTTGTTGGAAAAGTTGAAGCAGGCATCCCAGAAGATGACCCAAGGAACCCTGCAGTTATTGCGGATAACGTAGGCGATAATGTAGGAGATATTGCAGGAATGGGTGCTGATCTTTACGAATCTTACGTTGGTTCAATTACTGCTGCGATAATTCTTGGGACACTTACACTTGGAAATAATGCATCAACTTACATTTACCTTATAACAGGTTATGGAATTTTATCTTCTATTGTAGGAGTAATTTCTTCTCTCGTTGCCTCCAAAATAAATATCGCACCTCAAAAGGCACTCAACATTGGTTCTGTAATAGCAAATATTTTTGCAATTATCGTGTTTTTTATCATCTCAAAAGGAATACCAAATGGAACAAACTATTTTGTTGCAATCATAACAGGCCTTCTTATAGGGCTTGCGATAGGTTTTATAACTCAATACTTTACAAGCGCAAATCCAATTGTTGAAATTGCAAAGTCATCATCTGAAGGTGGCGCTGCAACAACAATCCTTTCAGGTATGGCAGTTGGTATGGAAAGCACATTTATACCACTCCTTCTTATAGCAATCGGAATCATTATCTCATATAGATTTAGCGGACTTTTCGGAATTGCACTTGCAGGCTTAGGAATGCTTTCAACTCTTGGGATAAGTTTGAGCGTCGATGCATATGGTCCTATTGCAGATAACGCAGGTGGTATTGCAGAGATGTCTCACCTTTCTCACGAAGTAAGAGAACGAACTGACACGTTGGATGCACTTGGAAACACAACTGCTGCAATGGGAAAGGGATTTGCAATTGGTTCTGCTGCACTTACAGCCTTAGCCTTGTTTTCCTCATATATACAATCAATGCAAATGGATACGCTTAATGTAATGTCACCATATACAATTTCAGGTATGTTTGTTGGAACATCGCTTCCTTTCCTATTTTCTGCGCTTGCAATAATGGCCGTATCAAGGTCGGCAGGTTACATGGTTGAAGAGGTAAGAAGACAATTTAGAGAAATTCCTGGCCTTATGTCGGGGAAAGCAGATCCAGATTACAAAAAGTGTATCTCAATATCAACAAAAGGCGCCTTGAAAAGTATGATTCTTCCTTCGTTAATTGCAGTTGTTTCTCCATTTGCGGGTTTAATTATTTTTATGTCCTATGGAAAGGAATTTACAGGTGGGCTTTTGGCAGGAGCGCTTCTATCGGGTGTAATCCTTGCAATTTACATGGCAAATGCAGGTGCTGCATGGGATAATGCAAAGAAATTCATTGAACAAGGCAACTTTGGAGGAAAAGGATCCGAAGCACACAGAGCAAGTGTCGTAGGAGACACAGTTGGCGATCCTCTTAAAGACACTGCAGGACCTTCCATCAACATATTAATAAAACTTATGACTACAATTTCCCTACTGTTTGGACCCCACATTGTTAAATTTCTCGTAAAGTGA